TTGAGAATTTGAAAAGAGAGACGTTGCGAGCTTGAGTATCTCCGGGTTGACTAAtggctgatgatgatgatgcccATCACCCATCATAAGCCTCAACATGttttgttgatgatgatgagaagaatTGTAGACAGATGAGCTGAGAATGGAGGAGATATCCAGAAGATCAAGACGTGGACTATGTGTTACCGGATCGATTCCTAACTTTAGAAGTCTTTTTCTGATATGAGTGTTCCAATAGTTTTTGATCTCGTTGTCTGTTCTTCCTGGCAATCTAGCCGCAATTGCAGACCACCTAAAATATAGTTTATCAAGAAAGCAAACAAAGTcagaaaaacatagaaaattaaTGTATCAAGCACTTGAAAATagtgaaaaatacaaaaatagcactaaatcaagtttttgttctcaaactagcactcaagatcaaaaatcacaaaaatagcacttaatgttttatcaaaagtcataaacttagagtttagagttaaagggtggagtttaggatttagggtttagggtttagagtttagggtttagggtttagagtttagagtttagggtttagagttgagaaatgaggttttggagataagatttcaaattttgaaaaataaaaaaattaaaattttcaaaagataaaatgctattttgatcattttagtttttgagtgctatttttttgatataaacttaaaaatgtgctatttttgaaatttgctcTTGAAAATATGTCAAGAAAAGGGAAACATTAAACTCACTTGTTTCCCATGATGCTGTGAAGTTGAATaatgatttcttcttcttcaaatgagAACCTTCCTCGTTTTATATCTGGTCGGAGATAATTAGTCCACCGGAGACGACAACTCTTACCACATCTCTCTAACCCTATAATTAACAAGATTCGAgaaaaaaggttaaaaaatttatcaaacaaAAATGAATAGAAGTATTAAGTAAAATGCAATAACGAAGATATATATACGAACCAGCATTCTTGGGAAGAGTTCTCCAGTTTCCATAACCATGTTTATTGATATAATCAATGAGCTTTTGATCTTCCTCTGGTGTCCATGGACCTTTCTTGAGCCCAATTTTCTTATCCAAACATGGTGATCTTCCCATCGTTTTGAAGAATAATTAATGATTACTCAATGGAGTCAAATTGTACAAAATTAATGTTGTTGGATTAATCAAGAAACTGAGAATTGAGAgtatagagaaagagagacagagacGTAGGGACCTAAAAGAAGAGTACGAAGTATATATAGGAAAAACGATGAGACTCTTTATCATAAGAAAAGGTGAAGTCAAAATGATTCGGTGCCGTCCTCTGTTCATCGATTGGGCTACGTGTCCTTTGCAGTCTCAagcatatttattttgaagaaGATTATTTGgctttacatattatatatattaaaaattgaaaagggAAAGTTTTTTATACATCTTGAACTAATTTCTACAACTTCTACAgtgatttatgaaaatgtctAAAACTCTAACAAAGATGACTACTACATTTCTAATGCAGCAATTTCAGTTTGCGTAATCGACAAAaaattctctgtttttttttactaaactatgtTTTAGGATTGTACATACAGATTaagaaacatttattttttatatattttatacactaAAACAACAATATTTACTAAGTTAAACACAATTCAaccaaattaaaaatagaacgtAGCACAAATAATCATATAACATAAAAagctaataaattttacattaaaattgaaaacatcatctaattggaaacaaaaaaaattcaataaaacgtcatgtattaaaatagaagaagtatatgaataatattagtacattcttttttttttgtaaactcaaATATTAGTACATTCTTATTGATTTTAATAAGGGAGATGTCATCTTCTCCATATTATATGAATAATTAATCCAACTAATACCCGAGTTTCGAGTGGATATGTTCCAAATTAGGCTTTCATAATTTATAAGAGTCTAGGtaattatacttatatactatatattgtgttttagtCTTCTTCATAAAGACTAGACAATCGTACGTACGATATGAAACACGTGATTTTGGGGAGATACGTAGTGAAATGTTGTATAAATTAATggaattaaagttttaatactGTGTGATGATAGTTAACTAATCAATTGATTAGTGTATGATAAATCAAAATGCAATCACAATCCAAGTGGACAAGGACGTCGTCGAGGAGCATCGCTCTCCATAGTTTTTAGGTGTTTTCACATTAGCTATCGCAAAAATTATGATGCCACGTACTCGTTCTCTCCCCTTACAGTTTCAACCTTTTTTTTCCCTTCGGGCTTTTttccaaagatttttttttacaaaaacataACATTAATGTATAATAGTTTTACAGGCCTTTTATTGCCTCTAGCTAAGAGTAATAAGTTTTAACTATAaggaatttattttaatttgtatttattttgttaatcagGTATTTACTAGTTCGAACAGTCTTGCTCAACATATTAAGAGAATTGAACCCTGTTGTTAGCTTCATTAGACATgcatatatagtatttttttggtaacatATATACTATTCATAGTTACTAATCACTATAGATAGTCTATAGAGGAAGGAGAATGGGGCAGAAAAACAGAAAGGCAATCTGAGTCTGGTAGTactatttttatgataaattcATGATAATATTGCTTACCAAATAGTAAGagttatatgttatatatagttAATATATCAACACATGTTACACAAAAGTTAGCAGTGGAATTATGTtgaattttagaaataaaaattgtatattctaagatttaaaatttttgaaatggtTTTGCAATGGAATAAGAAATTACAACAATATTTATGttggtgacaaaaaaaaatagaaattacaacaattactttttatataaattacaaCAATTGcaatatttgtttatattctAGAAGAAAAGCATTATTCCATTATCTAATATATTCGaggtaataaatataaatacacaCCATATTTAGCTGTTTATTTCTGTCTCTCTATCCATCAAAAtctctcaagaaaaaaaaaatgaagaccAATCTTTTGGACCTATTAGCTTTTTCTACGTGAATTTTGAATA
This genomic stretch from Brassica napus cultivar Da-Ae chromosome C9, Da-Ae, whole genome shotgun sequence harbors:
- the LOC106374602 gene encoding transcription factor MYB74-like; translated protein: MGRSPCLDKKIGLKKGPWTPEEDQKLIDYINKHGYGNWRTLPKNAGLERCGKSCRLRWTNYLRPDIKRGRFSFEEEEIIIQLHSIMGNKWSAIAARLPGRTDNEIKNYWNTHIRKRLLKLGIDPVTHSPRLDLLDISSILSSSVYNSSHHHQQNMLRLMMGDGHHHHQPLVNPEILKLATSLFSNSQQQYKNQNNPTNTHEVNQPEVNQYQTAYNIIGNQELQSCFPSMDQFAEFQDPMPTTTFPDSVHSLPLNQDYDYSTSNFALEPFYSDFASVLATPSSSPTPLDSSSTTYINSSTCSTEDEKESYCNNNFMNSSEIGPDYSFDVNGFLQF